TATGTACCGAATGATTGTGTGCTAACAGAGGATAAAAATATGATGCTGATTACCGGTCCGAACATGTCGGGTAAAAGTACGTATATGCGCCAAGTCGCACTAATTGTCGTTTTGGCTCAAATGGGATGCTATGTACCGGCTGATGAAGCGATACTACCGATTACCGACCAGATCTTCACACGAATCGGTGCAGCTGATGACTTAGCAGCAGGTCAATCGACATTTATGGTAGAAATGCTTGAATCACAGTATGCCATTACACATGCAACTAAAAACAGTTTGCTGTTATTTGATGAAATCGGACGCGGCACCTCAACATATGACGGAATGAGTCTGGCACAGGCAATGATGGAATATATTCATGATGAAATCGGAGCAAACACACTATTTTCAACTCACTATCATGAACTGACGGATTTGGAAAACGAGCTGGCACGACTGCAAAATGTTCATGTCAGTGCAACCGAGCAAGACGGCCGAGTTGTATTTTTGCATAAAGTGAAAAAAGGTGCCGCAGATAAAAGTTACGGTGTTCATGTGGCAGAGCTTGCGGAAATGCCGGAAACGATTTTACAGCGTGCACGTCTGTTGCTGGAACAATTTGAAGCAACGAATGCAGAAAAGCCACAAGCTATTTTTGAACAAGAACCCCCACAAAATCCGCAATTAGTGGAACAGGTGGCGGAGAACGATTTGCAGCTTTCATTGTTTACAATGGAAGAAGAACCATCAATTGCACCAGAACAACAAGAAGTACTCGATGCATTGAAAAAACTGAATGTGATGGGTACAACACCGATGCAGGCCATGACATTATTGCATGAACTGCAGCAAAAATTACTAGGCAATCAATAAAGGAGGGAACGGCTTTGGGAAAAATTCAAATAATGGATGAGTGGCTATCAAATAAAATTGCAGCCGGTGAAGTAGTCGAACGCCCTTCATCTGTTGTAAAAGAACTAGTTGAAAATGCAATCGATGCTGGCAGTACGTCAATCGAAATTTTCCTGGAAGAAGCTGGCCTTCATTCAATACAAGTCATAGATAACGGAAGTGGTATGGACGAGGAAGACGCGCTTAAATCCTTTTCGCGCCATGCCACATCAAAAATAGAAAAAGAACAGGATCTGTTCCGCATTCGGACGCTTGGTTTCCGTGGTGAAGCATTGGCATCGATTGCTTCGGTTTCCAAGTTAACATTACGCACATCGGACGGAAATGGAGGTGTGCATTTGTATATGGAAGGCGGTCATTTGAAGGAGCATCAGCCGACCGCACTTCGCAGGGGGACAGATATTACTGTTGCTCAGCTTTTCTTTAATACACCTGCACGCCTAAAATATTTAAAAACGATTCAGACCGAGCTTGGGCATACAATCGATTTTGTTAACCGGATTGCACTTGGCTACGCATCGATTGCGGTTAAACTAGTGCATAATGGGCAAACATTATTGCAAACGAACGGGCGCGGCCAAGTTCAACAAGTATTGGCAGCCATTTACGGTGCACATAATGCAAAGAAAATGCTGCCGTTTGAAGGTCAAAATCAAGATTATAAAATTCATGGTTTTGCAAGTTTGCCTGAGGTGACACGTGCTTCAAAAAACTATATGTCACTTTTCGTCAATGGACGCTGGGTCAAACATTTCGTGATTCAGAAGGCAATTACAGATGCATACCATACGTATTTACCGATTGAGCGTTTTCCCATCGTACTTTTGTATGTTGAGGGAGATCCGCAATTAACCGATGTCAATGTTCATCCGGCGAAGCATCAAGTACGCTTAAGTAAAGAGCCGGAACTATTGAAGCTTATTGAAGATACGATCCGTTCTGCGATTCGGGATGTTATCCGCATTCCGCTCGCTGAAAAAAAGGAGAAGCCAATTCGAACGCCGACTGAGCAGATGAATATTTGGAACCCTGCACCGGCACCTTCAACACAGCCTGTATTCAATGAAGAAAAGCTATCGACAATCGTTGAGCGATTATCAAGTGAAGCTTCTGTTGTAAAAGAGCCGTATGCGCCGGTTCCGACTAAGCAACAACCGGTCACGCATACAGCTTCACCTGTGCCGGAAAGCAGGGAACAGCATAATCGGTCTGATTTCGATGAACTTCCAACTGTTGAAGAGGAAACCTATCCGGAAGAGGTACCAATGGAAGAAGCCGAAACAAAACGGCATTTCCCGCAAGTTGAAATTGTCGGTCAGATTCACGGAACGTATATTGTAGCCCAAATGGAAGACGGATTTTATTTAATTGACCAGCATGCAGCACAGGAACGGATTAAGTATGAATATTTCCGTGATAAAGTCGGAGAAGTGAATGCAAACGAACGTCAGACACTTCTCATGCCATTAACATTCCATTATGCGGCAGATGAGGCATTGCGTCTAAAAGAATCGAAAGAGGCACTTGAAGAAGTAGGGGTTTTCTTGGAAGAATTCGGACTTTCTTCATTTGTTGTACGGGAATACCCGACTTGGTTCCCGAAAGGCGAGGAACAGGAAATTATCGAGGAATTGATCGAGCAAGTGTTAAGTGCACGGAAAACCGATATAAAAAAATTACGTGAAGATGCGGCCATTATGATGAGCTGCAAAAAGTCGATTAAAGCGAATCACTATTTAAATAAAGAACAGATGGAAAGGCTGATCAATGATTTACGAAATGCCGACAATCCGTTTACGTGTCCGCATGGACGACCTGTATTAATTCATTTTACGTCATATGAAGTGGAAAAAATGTTTAAACGCGTTATGTAATTCATAAAAAGGGGATGGTTTTATGGAACAACGGTCATTTTTTGTCACAATGTCAGACGGGCATGATATTTTCGTCCGTACTTATGCACCGAGTAAGAAGCGTATTGGACATATTCATATTTTACACGGGATGTCGGAACATAGTGGGCGTTATGAAAATTTTGCAGAAAAGCTATGTGATGAAGGGTATTTTGTAACAGCACATGATCATCGCGGCCATGGTTATACAGCGCAAAAAAACGGCATGTTCGGCTATTTCGGACCTGAAAAAGGTTTTGAACTTGTTGTTGATGATGTTGTAGAAGTGCTTTCCTTTTTAAAGAAAGAAACAACGGAACTGCCTATTTTATTCGGCCACAGTATGGGGTCGTTCATAGCACGCCGCTTTATTCAACAGCATAGCGATAAAATTGAACGGCTGATTTTATCGGGATCGGGATCACCGACATTGCTTCATAAGGCAGGGCATATTATCGCGAAGCAGCTGGTAAAGCTGCAGGGAGCACAAATCCAAAGTGATCTCATGAATGATCTTAGTTTTAGCAGTTTTAACCGAAAAATTAAAGATGCAAAAACAAATTTTGACTGGCTTACTACCGATGAAGAAGAAGTGCAAAAATATATCGATGATCCATTTTGCGGTGTGATTCCGACGAATCAATTTTTCGTTGATTTAACAGGAGGCATGCTTAAGATGGAGGATGAATATGCAAATGCGCGCATCCGCTCTGATTTAAAAATACTCGTTGTAAACGGGACATATGATCCGATCGCCGGACCTGAAGCAGAAGGAGCGTTTCGAGTAGGGAAACTGCTTGCACGTGCCGGTGTGGAACATGTGAAGGTGCATATATTTGAAAGGATGCGTCATGAAATTCTAAATGAAAAAAAGAAAGAACAAGTAAGAGAAATAATTGTACGGTGGTTAAAAGATGAATAATAAAATCGATGTCGTGGCCATTATCGGTCCTACAGCATCAGGAAAAACAGCGCTAAGTGTCCGCTTGGCAAAAGAGATTGACGGCGAAATAATAAACGGAGATTCCATGCAGATCTATCGTCATATGGATATTGGAACGGCCAAAATTACAGAAGCCGAAATGGAAGGTGTTCCGCATCATTTGCTCGACATTAAAGAACCGACGGAAGGGTTTTCGGTTGCGGAATATCAGCAGCTTGTTCGCGGGAAAATTGAAGAGATTCATGCGCGAGGTAAAATGCCGATTATTGTTGGCGGAACGGGGCTATATGTACAATCTGTCTTGTATGATTTTCAATTTGCCAAACAGGAAGTTGATGAAGCAGCACGCGAAAACTATTATAAAGAACTTGAAGTTTTAGGTCCTGAAGCGATGCATGCAAAACTTGTGCAAATGGACCCCGCAGCTGCAGCGTCGATTCATCCGAATAATACAAGACGTGTTATTCGGGCACTGGAAATGGCAGAACTTGCAGGGGTTTCTCGAGCGGAAGAGCAATTCAATCGAGGGGATATTCCGCTATATAACCACTTAATCATCGGGTTGGATATGGACCGTGAAAAGTTATATGAAAGAATTAATTTACGTGTGGATTTGATGGTGGAAGCAGGTCTTGTTGAAGAAGTTAGGGCGCTATACGATGCTGGGATACGTGATGTTCAGGCGATTAAAGCAATCGGCTATAAAGAATTGTATGCCCATTTCGATGGACTGGTTTCACTTGATGAAGCAGTGGAACAGATTAAACAAAATTCCAGACGCTATGCAAAACGCCAGCTTACCTATTTCCGAAACAAAATGGATATTGCGTGGATCGGAAATGATTGGAGTAAAATAAAAAGTTTATTTGAAAATCATTAAAATTAAAGGGAAACTTTGTCCGAATAACGAATAGGTAACTATTGCATGTATTTTATGGTAAGGGAGATTGAACGACGATGAAATCGATTAATTTGCAAGATACTTTTTTAAACAATTTACGTAAAAATAATGTTTTTGTAACGGTATTTTTGTTAAATGGCTTCCAATTAAAAGGACTTATAAAATCATATGATAATTTTACCGTATTATTGGAGTCGGAAGGAAAACAGCAGCTTATTTACAAGCATGCAATTTCTACTTTTGTACCGTCAAAAAATGTAGCTTTATCGGAAGAAGAGTAACAACACAGCCAAACTTGTAGCGAATTTTGGTCTGATTGATTATAATGACTAAGATGCTATAAGTATTGGAGGATTTTTGATGAAAACGATGACAACAGATGAACTGATCAACTTACTCGATGCAAATGAAGATTTAAATGTAATCGATGTTCGTGAAGATTTTGAAGTGGAACACGGAATGATTCCAGGTGCTGTACATATTCCACTTGGCTCAATCCCTGAACGTACTAATGAACTGGATAATTCAAAATCCTATATCGTCGTATGTAAAGGCGGCGTACGCAGTGCTAATGCATGCGAATATCTGGCAGAGCAAGGTTTTGATGTAACGAATTTAGATGGCGGAATGATGGCCTATGATGGAGAATTAGAATTTAAATAATTTCCAAAAGAAAGGGAGTGCCGATTGATTCGGCACTCCCTTTAGTTATCCTACTTTGTATAATAAATTTTCTTTGATGGGAGGCTCCAGCCTTTAGTGTATGAACATATCCGCAGGACAGTAATGGAAACAAATAAAAAGTATAAAAACAAATCCCCCTTAAAAATTTCAAGGCCGATTAAGAAACCTGCACTGGCCGCCCAAACGGCATAAATTTCGTGACGCAGTATAATGGGTCTTCTACCGGCAAGCAAGTCCCGAACCACCCCACCGCCTGCACCTGTTAAAACGGCAGCTACAATTACTGCTACAATCGGTAACTCCAGGTGGACAGCATGCATTGCACCTTGAATGGCAAAGGCGGATAATCCGATTGCGTCGGTAACGTATCCCCATCGACTCCACTGTTTAAATAAATGATGCGGAATTAAAAAGAACACCGTAATCGCAAGAAGCGCGAATTGAAACATAAGCTCCTGGTTCCATAATGTCGAAACCGGCAGACCGATTAATATATTACGGATAGCCCCGCCGCCAAAAGCTGTAACGATACCTAATATGTACACCCCAAATAAATCATACTCTTCTTCCATTGCCACAATTGCCCCGGAAATGGCAAAGGCAACCGTTCCGATCAAACTAAATACATCCCACGCCATAAACATCTCTCCCTTAATGTCCTTTCGACCATGACGATAGCAGTTTTTCAAACATTCGTCAAAACTATTTTTTTTCATGTATAATGGATACAGTTTGAACAGAATGGAGTAGTAAAAATGGCATTTCAATCAATATTAACAGCTGAAACATTAACGCTTGCAGCAAAAGTGGAAGAAAAAGTCCGCACTTATCATCAGGAAGTGGATGAACGTGCGTTTTATAATCAGCAAAAGGTGCTGGCAGCTTTTCGAGAAAATCAAGTAAGCGACTTTCATTTGCATCCTTCAACAGGGTATGGCTATGATGATGAAGGCCGTGATAATTTAGAGCGTGTATATGCGCAAACTTTCGGGTCAGAGGCAGCTATCGTACGTCCTCAAATCATTTCAGGTACACATGCAATCACATTAAGTTTATTCGGTGTATTACGTCCTGGTGATGAATTGCTCTATATTACAGGTAAGCCTTATGACACACTTCAGTCAATCGTTGACGGGGGCGAAAAGGATACAGGTTCCCTGAAGGACTATAAAATTGGCTATTCCCATGTAGATTTAATCGATAATAAGGAAATTGATTGGGAAGGTGTAAAACAGGCAGTAAACGGAAATACGAAAATGATTGCAATTCAGCGGTCAAAAGGCTATGCGACGCGCCCATCATTTACGATTGAACAAATTGCTGAAATGGTTGAAAAAATACGGGTAATTGCACCAAACACCGTTATTTTTGTTGATAACTGTTACGGTGAATTTGTAGAGTTGCTTGAGCCGACAGAAGTTGGTGTTGACTTAATGGCCGGTTCATTAATCAAAAATCCGGGTGGGGGCTTTGCAAAAATTGGCGGATATATTGCAGGTCGCGCGGATTTAGTGGAAAAATGTGCATATCGTATGACGTCACCGGGAATCGGTGCGGAGGCAGGGGCTTCATTAAATACGTTAGCAGATTTTTATCAGGGCTTCTTCATGGCACCGCATATTGTTGCACAAAGTTTAAAAGGTGCAATTTTTACATCGGCTATGCTTGAAGAAATCGGTATGACGACATCCCCGCATTACACGGATGTTCGCACAGAT
This window of the Solibacillus isronensis genome carries:
- the mutL gene encoding DNA mismatch repair endonuclease MutL produces the protein MGKIQIMDEWLSNKIAAGEVVERPSSVVKELVENAIDAGSTSIEIFLEEAGLHSIQVIDNGSGMDEEDALKSFSRHATSKIEKEQDLFRIRTLGFRGEALASIASVSKLTLRTSDGNGGVHLYMEGGHLKEHQPTALRRGTDITVAQLFFNTPARLKYLKTIQTELGHTIDFVNRIALGYASIAVKLVHNGQTLLQTNGRGQVQQVLAAIYGAHNAKKMLPFEGQNQDYKIHGFASLPEVTRASKNYMSLFVNGRWVKHFVIQKAITDAYHTYLPIERFPIVLLYVEGDPQLTDVNVHPAKHQVRLSKEPELLKLIEDTIRSAIRDVIRIPLAEKKEKPIRTPTEQMNIWNPAPAPSTQPVFNEEKLSTIVERLSSEASVVKEPYAPVPTKQQPVTHTASPVPESREQHNRSDFDELPTVEEETYPEEVPMEEAETKRHFPQVEIVGQIHGTYIVAQMEDGFYLIDQHAAQERIKYEYFRDKVGEVNANERQTLLMPLTFHYAADEALRLKESKEALEEVGVFLEEFGLSSFVVREYPTWFPKGEEQEIIEELIEQVLSARKTDIKKLREDAAIMMSCKKSIKANHYLNKEQMERLINDLRNADNPFTCPHGRPVLIHFTSYEVEKMFKRVM
- a CDS encoding alpha/beta fold hydrolase, whose amino-acid sequence is MEQRSFFVTMSDGHDIFVRTYAPSKKRIGHIHILHGMSEHSGRYENFAEKLCDEGYFVTAHDHRGHGYTAQKNGMFGYFGPEKGFELVVDDVVEVLSFLKKETTELPILFGHSMGSFIARRFIQQHSDKIERLILSGSGSPTLLHKAGHIIAKQLVKLQGAQIQSDLMNDLSFSSFNRKIKDAKTNFDWLTTDEEEVQKYIDDPFCGVIPTNQFFVDLTGGMLKMEDEYANARIRSDLKILVVNGTYDPIAGPEAEGAFRVGKLLARAGVEHVKVHIFERMRHEILNEKKKEQVREIIVRWLKDE
- the miaA gene encoding tRNA (adenosine(37)-N6)-dimethylallyltransferase MiaA, which codes for MNNKIDVVAIIGPTASGKTALSVRLAKEIDGEIINGDSMQIYRHMDIGTAKITEAEMEGVPHHLLDIKEPTEGFSVAEYQQLVRGKIEEIHARGKMPIIVGGTGLYVQSVLYDFQFAKQEVDEAARENYYKELEVLGPEAMHAKLVQMDPAAAASIHPNNTRRVIRALEMAELAGVSRAEEQFNRGDIPLYNHLIIGLDMDREKLYERINLRVDLMVEAGLVEEVRALYDAGIRDVQAIKAIGYKELYAHFDGLVSLDEAVEQIKQNSRRYAKRQLTYFRNKMDIAWIGNDWSKIKSLFENH
- the hfq gene encoding RNA chaperone Hfq; this translates as MKSINLQDTFLNNLRKNNVFVTVFLLNGFQLKGLIKSYDNFTVLLESEGKQQLIYKHAISTFVPSKNVALSEEE
- a CDS encoding rhodanese-like domain-containing protein, whose product is MKTMTTDELINLLDANEDLNVIDVREDFEVEHGMIPGAVHIPLGSIPERTNELDNSKSYIVVCKGGVRSANACEYLAEQGFDVTNLDGGMMAYDGELEFK
- a CDS encoding trimeric intracellular cation channel family protein; this translates as MAWDVFSLIGTVAFAISGAIVAMEEEYDLFGVYILGIVTAFGGGAIRNILIGLPVSTLWNQELMFQFALLAITVFFLIPHHLFKQWSRWGYVTDAIGLSAFAIQGAMHAVHLELPIVAVIVAAVLTGAGGGVVRDLLAGRRPIILRHEIYAVWAASAGFLIGLEIFKGDLFLYFLFVSITVLRICSYTKGWSLPSKKIYYTK
- a CDS encoding aminotransferase class I/II-fold pyridoxal phosphate-dependent enzyme, with translation MAFQSILTAETLTLAAKVEEKVRTYHQEVDERAFYNQQKVLAAFRENQVSDFHLHPSTGYGYDDEGRDNLERVYAQTFGSEAAIVRPQIISGTHAITLSLFGVLRPGDELLYITGKPYDTLQSIVDGGEKDTGSLKDYKIGYSHVDLIDNKEIDWEGVKQAVNGNTKMIAIQRSKGYATRPSFTIEQIAEMVEKIRVIAPNTVIFVDNCYGEFVELLEPTEVGVDLMAGSLIKNPGGGFAKIGGYIAGRADLVEKCAYRMTSPGIGAEAGASLNTLADFYQGFFMAPHIVAQSLKGAIFTSAMLEEIGMTTSPHYTDVRTDLIQSVSFQTAEQMVAFCREIQAASPINAHFAPEPAYMPGYEDDVIMAAGTFVQGSSIELTADGPIRPPYTAFIQGGLTYEHVKYAICSAVQKLK